The following proteins are co-located in the Phaseolus vulgaris cultivar G19833 unplaced genomic scaffold, P. vulgaris v2.0 scaffold_299, whole genome shotgun sequence genome:
- the LOC137817614 gene encoding uncharacterized protein: MIPVEIHESSPRFLSIVAEESNEERKLNLDLLDEDREEARIKAEAVKRRVEHQYSSKVKLRQFQVADLVMRKAHPYELENKLSPKWTGPFRITEAKGNGSYKLETLEGGPIPRSWNAANFKFISVEEL, encoded by the coding sequence atgatcccagtagagatccatGAGAGTTCTCCACGTTTCCTAAGCATCGTGgcagaagaatccaacgaagaaaggaagTTAAATCTAGACTTGTTAGACGAGGACAGGGAGGAAGCGAGGATAaaggctgaagctgtgaagaggagAGTGGAACATcagtatagctctaaggtaaagttGCGGCAGTTCCAAGTAGCTGACTTGGTCATGCGGAAGGCTCATCCTTAtgagttggagaacaagttgtcccccaagtggaccggacccttcagaataaccgaagccAAGGGAAATGGTTCGTACAAGTTAGAAACTCTAGAAGGGGGCCCCATtccacgcagctggaatgcggccaacttcaaatttatttcagttgaagaaTTATGA